In Scomber japonicus isolate fScoJap1 chromosome 19, fScoJap1.pri, whole genome shotgun sequence, a single genomic region encodes these proteins:
- the enc1 gene encoding ectoderm-neural cortex protein 1, translating to MKMSVCVHENRKSRASTGSMNIYLFHKSSYADSVLMHLNSLRQQRLFTDVLLHAGSRSFPCHRAVLAACSRYFEAMFSGGLRESQASEVDFRDSIHPEVLELLLDYAYSSRVVINEENAESLLEAGDMLEFQDIRDACAEFLERNLHPTNCLGMLLLSDAHQCTKLSELSWGMCLSNFPAICKTEDFLQLPKDMVVQLLSHEELETEDERLVYEAALNWINYDLERRHCHLPELLRTVRLALLPAIFLMENVSTEELINAQAKSKELVDEAIRCKLKILQNDGVVNSPCARPRKTSHALFLLGGQTFMCDKLYLVDQKAKEIIPKADIPSPRKEFSACAIGCKVYITGGRGSENGVSKDVWVYDTVHEEWSKAAPMLIARFGHGSAELKHCLYVVGGHTAATGCLPASPSVSLKQVEQFDPVANKWTMVAPLREGVSNAAVVSVKLKLFAFGGTSVTHDKLPKVQCYDPQENRWTVPASCPQPWRYTAAAVLGNQIFVMGGDTEFSACSAYKFSSENYQWTKVGDVTAKRMSCQAVASGNKLYVVGGYFGTQRCKTLDCYDPTLDAWNSITTVPYSLIPTAFVSTWKHLPA from the coding sequence ATGAAAATGTCCGTGTGCGTCCATGAGAACCGGAAATCCAGAGCCAGCACTGGCTCGATGAACATCTACCTGTTCCACAAGTCCTCGTATGCCGACAGTGTTCTCATGCACCTCAACTCACTGCGGCAGCAAAGGCTTTTCACAGATGTCCTCCTCCATGCCGGCAGCCGTTCCTTCCCCTGCCATCGTGCCGTGTTGGCTGCCTGCAGCCGCTACTTCGAGGCCATGTTCAGCGGTGGGCTGAGGGAGAGCCAGGCCAGTGAGGTCGACTTTCGTGACTCCATCCACCCGGAGGTTTTAGAGCTCCTGCTGGATTATGCGTACTCCTCACGTGTGGTCATCAATGAGGAGAACGCAGAGTCACTACTGGAGGCTGGGGACATGCTGGAGTTCCAGGACATCCGGGATGCCTGTGCTGAATTCCTGGAGAGAAACCTTCACCCAACTAACTGCCTTGGCATGCTGTTGCTGTCTGATGCACACCAGTGCACCAAGCTGTCAGAGCTCTCTTGGGGCATGTGCCTCAGCAACTTCCCTGCTATTTGCAAGACGGAGGACTTCCTCCAACTGCCCAAAGATATGGTTGTGCAGCTTTTGTCACATGAGGAGTTGGAGACAGAAGATGAGAGACTGGTTTATGAAGCTGCCCTGAACTGGATCAACTATGACCTGGAAAGGAGGCACTGCCATCTCCCAGAGCTCCTGAGAACGGTCCGTCTTGCCCTGCTGCCAGCCATCTTTCTAATGGAGAATGTCTCGACAGAAGAGTTGATCAATGCCCAAGCCAAGAGCAAAGAGCTGGTGGATGAGGCTATCCGCTGTAAGCTGAAGATTCTGCAGAATGACGGCGTCGTTAATAGCCCATGTGCTCGACCAAGAAAAACCAGCCATGCTCTCTTTCTCCTGGGGGGGCAGACTTTCATGTGTGACAAGTTGTACCTGGTGGACCAGAAGGCCAAAGAAATCATCCCAAAGGCGGACATCCCCAGCCCAAGAAAGGAGTTCAGCGCCTGTGCCATTGGCTGTAAGGTGTACATCACAGGTGGGAGAGGCTCAGAGAATGGCGTGTCCAAAGATGTATGGGTCTATGATACTGTCCATGAGGAATGGTCCAAAGCAGCGCCCATGCTAATTGCCAGGTTTGGTCATGGCTCTGCAGAGCTGAAACACTGCCTGTATGTGGTAGGAGGTCACACCGCAGCAACTGGCTGCCTCCCTGCTTCTCCATCTGTATCACTCAAACAGGTAGAGCAGTTTGATCCGGTGGCCAACAAGTGGACCATGGTGGCTCCTCTGAGAGAGGGTGTGAGCAATGCAGCAGTGGTCAGTGTCAAGCTCAAGCTCTTCGCCTTCGGAGGAACCAGCGTCACCCACGACAAGCTGCCCAAGGTGCAATGCTACGATCCGCAGGAGAACCGATGGACTGTACCTGCGTCCTGCCCACAGCCATGGCGCTACACAGCTGCTGCCGTGCTTGGAAACCAGATCTTTGTCATGGGCGGGGATACAGAATTCTCAGCATGCTCAGCTTATAAATTCAGCAGCGAGAACTACCAGTGGACTAAAGTGGGCGATGTGACGGCCAAGCGGATGAGCTGCCAGGCAGTGGCATCGGGGAACAAACTGTATGTGGTGGGAGGTTACTTTGGCACACAGCGGTGCAAAACTCTGGACTGCTATGACCCCACACTGGACGCCTGGAACAGCATCACTACTGTGCCATACTCGCTCATTCCCACTGCTTTCGTCAGCACCTGGAAACATCTGCCTGCTTGA